CCAGGATCTCTGGATCAGTACGCACATAACACCAGCAAACACTCTTGGGAAACAAGGAATCATCCATCATGAATTCATTCCTTCCGTGAGAACTGGATATGGCCAGGGCATATTGCTCTTTCGAGTTTGCCATTCGCGTGGATACCCCAGAGACACCTCAATATGAGGTACCTCGTCGTAGATATCAATCCGCGGTATATGAAGATGCCCGTAGATAACAGCTTGAGCATTATATCTTTGAGCCCACCCCCGGGTATGACGAGTTCCACACCACAACGGTATTTCTGGATGGAATACCCGCTCCGTGGGTTCTTTGATCAAAGGCCAATGGTTGACCAGGATGGTGGGACCGTTGACACGTCCTAGACGCTTGACGCTATAGGCCAATCGATCCCAACACCAGGCTCTGACGTCGACGAACGGCGCTATCGAAAAATAATCCGTCAACACTACTTTTGCTTGCTCAGCTTGGCGTAGGGCGGCGTCGACGCTAAGACCTTCTTGCCGAAAACTGTAGTCATACAGGGTAAACAGGGGGCAGATTGTCACCCCGTTGAAAACGGGGTACGGATCCTCGGGAGTCAATACGCCGAGATTTCTCGAACCCTCGACTAACTCCTGATACTTATCCCGTCCTCGGTGTCGATCAGTAGACCGAGAAAACAATTCGTGGTTTCCCGGTGTCCAGATGATGGTGTGGAAACGCTGCTTAAGCTGGGCTAAGACTGCTAGCACAAGTTCAGTTCTCTCGGCGATGTCGCCGGCGATAATGAGCCAATCTGCAGGAGATTCTGGTTGGAGCTGATTAATGCGATCTCGATTCAACCTCACCGCAGCGTGGAGATCAGAGACCGCCCACAGCGTCTTCTTCTCCTGGTGAGGCATCGCACCTACTCCTTTACCACGTTACTAACCCAGCGCATTGAGTGGAACCGCCATGCTACCGCACCTAGCCGGATAAGGATAAAAAGCACTAACCCGAACCAGATTCCGAGGAGACCGGTGTGGAATATCTGAGCGAGGATCACTGCTGGGAAGAATCCGCAGAGTACCGAAGCAATGCTGATTGTTCGGAGATAGTTAGCGTCCGCCGCCCCCAATAAGATCCCGTCGAGGGCAAAAACTATACCGCCGAGAAGCACCATGATCACCAGGAGCCACCATGGGCCGGCTAGTGCGGCACGAACCTCGTTATCTGGGGTGAAGAGAGCTGGAATGTGTCGCGAAAAAACCGCCATGATGACACAAATCAAAGCGGCGAATAACATCGACCACCGGGTGACCTGGATTCCGGTTTTTCTAGCGAGATCATACGTTCCTTTGCCGAGCGCAGCACCGGTGAGAGATTGCGCTGCTATGCCTAGCGAATCTAACACCAAAGAGATGAAGGACCAGAGTTGGAGCAAAATTTGGTGTGCTGCTAAGGACGCCTCACCAGCTCTGGCAGCCACCGCTGCGGCCGCTAGAAAAGTTGCTTGAAAAGATAAAGAGCGCAGAATTAAGTCCCGACCTAAAACCAATTGAGAACGCATGGTGGACCAGTCAGGAAGCCACGAACCCGAGTGACTGCGGAGAAGTTTGATCAGAAAACATGTCGCGGTGATGCTGGCACCAAGAACATTAGCGAAAGCTGAGCCGACAAGCCCCCAGTGGGCCACAAAAAAGGGAACAGCAACAGCGCCTGGGATGACTCCGGCAAGGGTGAAAAACAACGGTGATACCGCGTCTTGTACCCCGCGCATCCAACCGTTTCCCGCCATGATGACCAGGATTAGCGGCACTCCTAAAGCCGCGATACGCAACCAACGCGCTGCCTCGCGCCCGATGTCTTCTGAGCCAGCTAACCAGGTGGTTATAGCTGGCGCAAAAACCATAACAATGGTTGCGAGCACACTTCCGACAGCGAGGGCTACCCAGGTTGATTGGACTCCCTCACGAACTGCGGCGGAGGTATGTCCACGTCCAAAAAAGCGCGCGGATCGTGCCGTGGTCCCATAGCTGAGGAAGGTGAGCTGAGTGGTGATCAGTGACTGAATCGTCGTACCTGCGGTAAGCGCCGCCAGGTCAAATCTGCCTAATCGTCCAACAATTGCGGTATCAAATAGCAAATACAGCGGAGGGGCAATAAGTACACCCAAGGCAGGCAGAGCCAAGGCCAAAATCTCTCGCGCGGAAATATTTACCGCAGCATCTGCCTGCTCCCGGCGGGATGAATGAGCCATAATCAGCGCTTATTTCTCCAAAGAAATATCATCAAGGACGTTTTTCAGCTCAGCAACAATGGTGTCTGTTTTCCCCGAGGTAGTGTAACCAGCAGCGGGAACATGTCCACCGCCACCGAGCTGAGTAGCGATCCGAGAGACATCAATGTGGGAAGAACGCAAGGACACTGCCCAACGCCCGGGGGATGTTTCTTTAAAAACCACTCCGATATCAGCGTCATCAACTACTCGCACAAAATCAGCGAGGGATTCTACGGCGGCAGAAGAATGTCCGTAGACGGTGTCGCGATCCGCTATCAAATAGGCGACGCCTAGTTCCCCGATCTGTTCTAAGGTCACTCCGCTGAGCACCGAACCCATCATTCGTAGATCTTTCACTGAGTTTCCATCAAGAAGCTCTTCCGCAATCCGACGCGTATCAAGCCCGGTTTTCATTAGTTGAGCAGCTAGGAGGTGCATCTGAGGAGTACCCCAGCGGAAACTACCAGTGTCGGTAAGCACACCAGCATAAAGACAGTGGGCCAAGGTGCGATCTAAGGGCACGCCTAGGGTTTTGAATAAGTCCGCCAAAATCACCGTGGTGGACTCAGCCTCAGGTTGAATGATATTGAGTGTCCCAAATCCAGGGTTGGAAGCATGGTGATCAATCACCAACGTACGAGAGGACTGGGCTATGGCATCTGCTAACGCGCCGGTTCGATCCAAGGATCCACAATCAACAACAATAATTAAGTCCACCGGAGGTAATTCTGCTGTTAGCTCTATGTCTGTGGCTCCGGGAATGGTTAGCAGATTCCGGGGGATTTCTTGAGCTTGTCCGATAAAACCCCGTGCTCTTTTACCGAGGTAACGAAGGGCGTGGACCACTGCCGTAATAGAGCCGATGGCATCAGCATCAGGCCGAAGATGGCCCACTACGGCAACGCGTGCCGCAGAATCAATCACATAGCGGGCCTTATCAAAATGATGGTGGTGTTCTCTGTTGAAACCCTGATGCTCCACCCTAGTCTTCTTCCTGCTCTGAATCTCGATAAGGATTAGCATCCCCAGCAGGAACAGCGGTTTCCTTTAACTTTGCTAACTCCGCATCACGGGCCTTAGCGCGCGCCAAAAGTTCTTCCATCCGAGCGGATGTTTCCGGCACAGTGTCAACTTCAAAACTCAAGGTTGGAGTAAAACGAACATTAAGTTCATTCCCGACGATTTTACGGAGTTGCCCACGGACCTTAGTAAAGACCTCAGCTGCCGCATCAAAATC
This genomic interval from Corynebacterium poyangense contains the following:
- the rbfA gene encoding 30S ribosome-binding factor RbfA, whose protein sequence is MSDHQRAARMAKRIQTIVATAIERQIKDPRLELVTITDTKVTGDLHDATVYYTVRGRTLAEEPDFDAAAEVFTKVRGQLRKIVGNELNVRFTPTLSFEVDTVPETSARMEELLARAKARDAELAKLKETAVPAGDANPYRDSEQEED
- a CDS encoding metallophosphoesterase family protein gives rise to the protein MPHQEKKTLWAVSDLHAAVRLNRDRINQLQPESPADWLIIAGDIAERTELVLAVLAQLKQRFHTIIWTPGNHELFSRSTDRHRGRDKYQELVEGSRNLGVLTPEDPYPVFNGVTICPLFTLYDYSFRQEGLSVDAALRQAEQAKVVLTDYFSIAPFVDVRAWCWDRLAYSVKRLGRVNGPTILVNHWPLIKEPTERVFHPEIPLWCGTRHTRGWAQRYNAQAVIYGHLHIPRIDIYDEVPHIEVSLGYPREWQTRKSNMPWPYPVLTEGMNS
- a CDS encoding DHH family phosphoesterase, whose product is MEHQGFNREHHHHFDKARYVIDSAARVAVVGHLRPDADAIGSITAVVHALRYLGKRARGFIGQAQEIPRNLLTIPGATDIELTAELPPVDLIIVVDCGSLDRTGALADAIAQSSRTLVIDHHASNPGFGTLNIIQPEAESTTVILADLFKTLGVPLDRTLAHCLYAGVLTDTGSFRWGTPQMHLLAAQLMKTGLDTRRIAEELLDGNSVKDLRMMGSVLSGVTLEQIGELGVAYLIADRDTVYGHSSAAVESLADFVRVVDDADIGVVFKETSPGRWAVSLRSSHIDVSRIATQLGGGGHVPAAGYTTSGKTDTIVAELKNVLDDISLEK
- a CDS encoding MATE family efflux transporter → MAHSSRREQADAAVNISAREILALALPALGVLIAPPLYLLFDTAIVGRLGRFDLAALTAGTTIQSLITTQLTFLSYGTTARSARFFGRGHTSAAVREGVQSTWVALAVGSVLATIVMVFAPAITTWLAGSEDIGREAARWLRIAALGVPLILVIMAGNGWMRGVQDAVSPLFFTLAGVIPGAVAVPFFVAHWGLVGSAFANVLGASITATCFLIKLLRSHSGSWLPDWSTMRSQLVLGRDLILRSLSFQATFLAAAAVAARAGEASLAAHQILLQLWSFISLVLDSLGIAAQSLTGAALGKGTYDLARKTGIQVTRWSMLFAALICVIMAVFSRHIPALFTPDNEVRAALAGPWWLLVIMVLLGGIVFALDGILLGAADANYLRTISIASVLCGFFPAVILAQIFHTGLLGIWFGLVLFILIRLGAVAWRFHSMRWVSNVVKE